AGTAAAGCTTTCGATGGTTTCATCCCCCTTTTTTTAAAATTATTTACAAAACATTAAAAATTAAAAATTAATGTTTTAAAGCAGCCATTAACTATTTCCTTATTATTATGCTTTTCTTTTTTAATATTGTTTTAAAAGAAAGGCGAAAATTAATATGAATAATAAAATAAAAACGAAAATTGCAGTTGTTGGATATAAAAACTCTGGAAAAACAACTATTATAGAGGCTTTAGTTAAAGCTCTAGTTAATAAAGGGTTTAAAGTAGCTACGGTAAAGCATATTTCTGAAAAAAATTTTTCTATAGATAAAGAAGGAACGGATACATGGAGGCATAGCAGTGCAGGAGCAAAATTTGTTGTTGCTGTAGCTGAGCATGAAGTAACAATAATTATGAAGAATGGATTTAAGGAGTTTTTAGTAAAAAAACTTATAGAACCTTTAAACAATTTTGATGTTTTAATTTTTGAGGGATTTAAAAACTTTTTGAATAATGAAGAAGTAGGTAAAATCATTTGTGTTAGAAATGAAGAGGAGATTAAAAGTTTTAACGAAAAAACTAAAGGAAAAATAATAGCGTTTTGTTCCTTTAATTTAATTAAAAACGTTTTAAAACTTCCAGAAAATCTTCCAGAACTTATTGAATTAACTTTAAATTTTATAGAATTTGAAAAAGAAATTTCTGAATTAATAACTAAACTTCCAATGTTAAATTGTAAAAAATGCGGTTACCCTTCATGTAGAGAATTAGCTTTACAAATCTATAAAGGAGAGGCTTCAATTGCT
This is a stretch of genomic DNA from Candidatus Bathyarchaeota archaeon. It encodes these proteins:
- the mobB gene encoding molybdopterin-guanine dinucleotide biosynthesis protein B — protein: MNNKIKTKIAVVGYKNSGKTTIIEALVKALVNKGFKVATVKHISEKNFSIDKEGTDTWRHSSAGAKFVVAVAEHEVTIIMKNGFKEFLVKKLIEPLNNFDVLIFEGFKNFLNNEEVGKIICVRNEEEIKSFNEKTKGKIIAFCSFNLIKNVLKLPENLPELIELTLNFIEFEKEISELITKLPMLNCKKCGYPSCRELALQIYKGEASIADCKVLRENVKTKLIVDKREIPIQRFVSEIIRLTILGMISALKGVSVKGDEKVFIEVIKGEN